A window of Costertonia aggregata contains these coding sequences:
- a CDS encoding PhnA domain-containing protein codes for MKLLEELKTRSGNVCELCSTADNLNIYEVPPISTGGLDGSLLACDICIHQIENEDEMDPNHWRCLNDSMWSEHNTVKIIAWRMLNRLKGEGWPKDLLDIMYLDDDTLKWAKATGEGLAESEKIVHRDVNGVVLDNGDNVVLVKDLKVKGSSLVAKQGTAVRRISLDRENAEYIEGKVGAQQIVILTKYVKIV; via the coding sequence ATGAAGCTTTTAGAAGAGTTAAAGACGAGAAGTGGAAATGTATGCGAGCTGTGCAGCACTGCCGATAATCTGAACATATATGAAGTTCCTCCTATTTCTACGGGGGGTTTGGATGGGAGTCTGTTGGCTTGTGATATCTGTATACATCAAATCGAAAATGAGGACGAAATGGACCCCAATCATTGGCGTTGCCTTAACGATAGTATGTGGAGTGAGCATAATACCGTAAAAATAATCGCATGGCGAATGTTAAATAGGCTTAAAGGTGAAGGGTGGCCCAAAGATTTATTGGATATTATGTATTTGGACGACGATACTCTAAAATGGGCAAAGGCGACGGGCGAGGGACTGGCAGAAAGTGAAAAGATTGTTCATAGGGACGTAAACGGTGTTGTCTTGGACAATGGGGATAATGTCGTGCTTGTCAAAGACCTTAAAGTCAAAGGGTCAAGTTTGGTGGCCAAACAAGGTACAGCCGTTCGTAGAATAAGTCTAGACCGCGAAAATGCCGAATACATAGAGGGCAAAGTCGGAGCACAGCAGATAGTTATTCTTACGAAGTACGTTAAAATAGTATAA
- a CDS encoding BlaI/MecI/CopY family transcriptional regulator gives MQLSKTEEELMNIIWKQKRAFMKDLLEAYPDPKPATTTIATLLKRMADKGFIAYKSFGRSREYYPLVKKKDYFSKHVNGLIKNFFNNSPGQFASFFAQETNLSKSELEELKKLIDQEIEKK, from the coding sequence ATGCAGTTATCCAAGACCGAAGAGGAACTCATGAACATTATCTGGAAACAGAAGAGGGCATTTATGAAAGATTTACTTGAGGCTTATCCGGACCCCAAGCCCGCGACTACAACAATTGCCACACTTTTAAAACGTATGGCCGACAAGGGCTTTATAGCTTACAAAAGCTTTGGACGCTCCCGCGAATATTATCCCTTGGTCAAAAAGAAAGATTATTTTTCGAAACATGTGAACGGCCTCATAAAAAACTTTTTCAATAATAGCCCCGGACAGTTTGCCTCGTTTTTTGCCCAAGAGACCAACCTTAGTAAATCTGAACTTGAGGAATTGAAAAAATTGATAGACCAAGAAATAGAAAAGAAATGA
- a CDS encoding M56 family metallopeptidase → MLVYLVKSIACMAAFLVFYRLMLEKENMHTFKRFYLLGALIASFIIPSVVFVEYIEPISSSALEIPLSYSTTDTIVSEQPTDMDVINWPVLFGWVYVIGLLFFGFRFFKHLVHILRRIQNNTKLKENSSIKVLIQEQIPPHTFFKYIFLNRKKFETNGIPKAVLTHEETHAKQYHSVDVLLAEFLQVLFWFNPFLYLFKKSIKLNHEFLADSAVLKTEKNTYNYQNTLLSYLSQESFEKHQSIGMANAFNYSSIKKRFKIMKTKTSKKAVVLRSILVLSLVALLLYGFSEKKAIQKERTMPKEQENRVRTTPERVSKHKAVPDQMQAITSEESRILETMYEKVPKKESANDESFPKHPEKMQDGATQGQIAQYNTLAKKYNAMLSKKGNIRIKKSEVDRMEYIYNVMSDTQKANAEPFPDFPEPPEPPLPPVDKINKVEQKLLELEKKRTDRETLIKEEETKMMEQELLLIQNEVEIKELEEIKELEESEGLEELEESTHQEEIGMIEGKVKKEQAKIPAPPAPPKPKSPLDHAIEMAKQGATFYYKGKKITSDQAIKILKNDKDLSMDIVKKNGNAPVVKIDTHF, encoded by the coding sequence ATGCTAGTATATCTTGTAAAGTCTATCGCCTGTATGGCCGCTTTTTTGGTCTTTTATAGATTGATGCTGGAAAAAGAAAACATGCACACGTTCAAACGTTTTTATCTTTTGGGTGCGCTGATTGCTTCTTTTATTATACCGAGTGTTGTTTTTGTGGAGTATATTGAGCCTATATCCTCGTCTGCCCTGGAAATACCTTTGTCCTACAGTACAACCGATACAATAGTATCCGAACAGCCTACGGATATGGATGTTATCAATTGGCCGGTGCTGTTTGGGTGGGTCTATGTAATCGGGTTGCTTTTCTTCGGATTTCGATTTTTCAAGCATCTCGTACACATTCTAAGAAGAATACAGAACAATACCAAGCTTAAAGAAAACTCTAGTATTAAAGTGTTGATACAAGAGCAAATACCCCCGCACACTTTTTTTAAGTATATTTTTTTGAACCGGAAAAAATTTGAAACGAACGGTATTCCCAAGGCAGTACTCACCCATGAGGAAACCCATGCCAAACAATATCATAGTGTAGACGTTCTTCTTGCGGAGTTTTTACAAGTGCTTTTTTGGTTCAACCCTTTTCTATACCTATTCAAGAAAAGTATAAAACTGAACCATGAATTCTTGGCGGATAGTGCCGTATTGAAAACAGAAAAGAATACTTACAATTATCAAAACACATTACTTTCTTACCTATCACAGGAAAGTTTCGAAAAACATCAGTCGATCGGCATGGCCAATGCCTTTAATTATTCATCAATCAAAAAACGATTTAAGATCATGAAAACAAAAACATCAAAAAAAGCTGTTGTGCTACGAAGTATCTTAGTGCTTTCTTTAGTAGCTCTATTGTTATATGGGTTTAGCGAAAAGAAAGCCATTCAAAAAGAAAGAACAATGCCTAAAGAACAAGAAAACAGGGTAAGAACAACTCCTGAACGAGTGTCAAAACACAAGGCTGTTCCTGACCAAATGCAAGCCATTACATCAGAAGAATCAAGGATATTGGAAACCATGTACGAGAAGGTGCCGAAAAAGGAAAGCGCGAACGACGAATCTTTTCCAAAACATCCAGAAAAAATGCAAGACGGTGCTACCCAAGGCCAAATAGCCCAGTACAATACCCTAGCAAAAAAGTATAATGCCATGCTGTCCAAAAAGGGCAATATTCGCATTAAAAAATCTGAGGTAGACCGTATGGAATACATTTATAACGTAATGTCCGACACACAAAAAGCGAATGCCGAACCCTTTCCTGATTTTCCCGAACCACCTGAACCCCCTTTACCTCCCGTTGATAAAATAAACAAGGTAGAGCAAAAACTACTAGAGCTAGAGAAAAAGCGGACTGACCGGGAAACATTGATAAAAGAAGAGGAAACAAAAATGATGGAGCAAGAACTATTATTGATTCAAAATGAGGTCGAAATAAAAGAATTAGAAGAGATAAAAGAGTTAGAAGAATCAGAGGGGTTGGAGGAGTTGGAAGAATCTACACACCAAGAAGAAATCGGGATGATAGAAGGGAAAGTCAAAAAAGAACAAGCCAAAATCCCGGCCCCTCCCGCTCCGCCAAAACCAAAATCGCCATTGGACCATGCCATAGAAATGGCGAAACAGGGTGCCACATTTTATTACAAGGGCAAAAAAATCACTTCGGACCAAGCCATTAAAATCTTAAAAAACGATAAAGATTTAAGTATGGACATCGTAAAAAAGAACGGCAATGCACCCGTAGTCAAAATTGATACCCATTTTTGA
- a CDS encoding DUF4407 domain-containing protein yields the protein MLQNFFILCSGADSEILKTCSKGEQNKYAGIGATVFFTAVMAFIASSYALYTVFDTMYTAIFFGLLWGLLIFNLDRFIVSTIKKRDSFKHELLQASPRIVLAVIIAVVISKPLEMKIFEKEINQVLLEQKNELTLANKDQIAQQYTPAVEKLNQDIANLKDEIATKEAETNALYDTYIAEAEGTAGTKLLGKGPVYKEKREKHDAALAELQTLKIANTEKIAGIESQIDALNIEYADTVKNTQPIIDGFDGLMARINALGELPWFPSFYIFLLFLAIETSPIIAKLLAPKGEYDIKIEEEESILAAWTTQKVSQRKLIISTDNDMNQHIFEDLKTEQELYDYKKKKAEELLRLQADKFHDIQVKNL from the coding sequence ATGTTACAGAATTTTTTTATACTCTGCTCCGGGGCCGATTCCGAAATCTTAAAAACCTGTTCAAAAGGGGAACAGAACAAATATGCAGGTATTGGTGCCACGGTCTTTTTTACCGCAGTAATGGCTTTCATTGCCAGCAGTTACGCCCTGTACACGGTTTTTGACACTATGTATACGGCTATTTTTTTTGGTTTACTATGGGGCTTATTGATTTTTAACTTGGATCGTTTTATTGTTTCTACCATCAAGAAAAGAGACAGTTTCAAGCATGAGCTTTTACAGGCAAGCCCAAGAATAGTGTTGGCCGTAATCATAGCCGTTGTCATCTCCAAACCTTTGGAGATGAAGATTTTTGAGAAAGAGATAAATCAGGTACTGTTAGAGCAAAAGAATGAGCTGACGCTTGCCAATAAAGACCAAATTGCCCAACAATACACCCCTGCCGTTGAAAAACTGAATCAGGATATCGCTAATTTAAAGGATGAAATCGCTACAAAAGAAGCGGAGACCAATGCTTTATACGATACTTACATTGCCGAAGCCGAAGGTACGGCGGGTACCAAACTTTTGGGAAAAGGGCCAGTATATAAAGAAAAACGTGAAAAGCATGATGCCGCCTTGGCAGAATTGCAAACGCTTAAAATCGCCAATACCGAAAAGATAGCGGGAATAGAATCTCAAATTGACGCATTGAATATCGAATATGCCGATACGGTCAAAAACACCCAACCCATTATTGATGGCTTTGATGGACTCATGGCCCGCATAAATGCGTTGGGAGAATTACCGTGGTTTCCTTCGTTTTATATTTTTCTATTGTTTTTAGCGATAGAGACTTCGCCCATTATAGCCAAGCTGCTGGCCCCCAAAGGAGAATATGATATTAAAATAGAGGAAGAAGAAAGTATCTTGGCCGCTTGGACGACCCAAAAGGTATCACAGCGCAAACTCATTATCTCAACGGATAATGACATGAACCAACATATCTTTGAAGACCTTAAAACCGAACAGGAACTTTATGATTACAAAAAGAAGAAAGCTGAGGAATTGTTACGCCTTCAAGCCGATAAATTTCACGACATACAGGTAAAAAATCTTTAA
- a CDS encoding metal-dependent hydrolase: MDSLTQIVLGASVGEAVLGKKVGNKAMLYGAIAGTVPDLDVLCRYFVDTVTATEWHRGFSHSVLFSVLFAPVFGWMVWKVNRKRDATWKDWSLLMFWGLVTHPILDAFTTWGTQLFWPFKTRLAFQNIFVIDPLYTIPFLIFVILAMRQKKMSPVRKKYNTMGLLISSSYLLVSLLLKGFAYQKFTRTLEFQKIQYSKIDSRPTPFNTLLWTANIDAGDVYLIGNYSFFDSEEIQFTSFPKNHGLLGDLRTNDKINRLINISEGWYTITKKEGGLFFNDLRFGLISLDPNEEQFAFSYRLTPDDTGLKVEETPKFKRDAKRLFSALWERIWGN, from the coding sequence ATGGATTCTTTAACACAAATAGTTCTCGGCGCTTCGGTAGGTGAAGCCGTTCTTGGCAAAAAAGTAGGGAACAAGGCTATGCTTTACGGGGCTATTGCAGGTACTGTCCCAGATTTGGATGTACTGTGCCGTTACTTTGTGGATACGGTTACGGCTACGGAGTGGCACAGGGGATTCAGTCACTCTGTTTTATTCTCTGTTTTGTTCGCCCCTGTTTTTGGATGGATGGTCTGGAAAGTAAACCGTAAGCGCGACGCCACTTGGAAAGATTGGTCACTGCTGATGTTCTGGGGATTGGTCACCCATCCTATTTTAGATGCTTTTACAACATGGGGTACTCAATTGTTTTGGCCGTTCAAGACCCGGTTGGCCTTTCAGAACATCTTTGTGATAGATCCGCTATACACGATTCCCTTTTTGATATTCGTGATTTTGGCCATGCGCCAAAAAAAGATGTCACCCGTAAGAAAAAAATACAATACCATGGGCTTGTTGATCAGTAGTTCTTACTTGTTGGTAAGCCTTTTGTTAAAGGGATTTGCCTATCAGAAATTCACAAGGACATTGGAATTTCAAAAAATACAATATTCAAAAATCGATAGTAGGCCCACACCTTTCAATACGCTTTTATGGACGGCCAATATTGATGCGGGAGATGTTTATTTGATTGGCAATTACTCTTTTTTTGATTCAGAAGAAATACAGTTTACATCATTTCCCAAAAACCATGGGCTTTTGGGCGATTTAAGGACGAATGATAAAATAAACCGGCTTATCAATATATCCGAAGGGTGGTATACGATAACAAAAAAGGAAGGCGGTTTGTTTTTTAACGATCTTAGATTTGGTTTGATCAGTCTTGACCCGAACGAGGAACAATTTGCGTTTAGTTATAGATTGACCCCTGATGACACGGGCCTCAAGGTAGAGGAAACCCCAAAATTCAAAAGAGATGCCAAACGCCTTTTTTCAGCACTTTGGGAACGAATTTGGGGAAATTGA
- a CDS encoding MutS-related protein — protein MQDLATFYQNQIQEYSDKLQKLKKQLFVSSMLRLSVFIIAAFVIYLVFEHTKWVFAVIISAIAIFLYLVSRHTNLQYQRDMLKALIQINETEIRVLHRDFDNLPQGNAYKNPLHHFSQDIDLFGRGSFYQYFNRTALKQGSDTLAALLTENTTNDIVSKQEAIKELSDMTQWRHHFKAIASLAKTETTTDATVKWLNAYKPFLPKFMRYLPWIFSILSISGIALYFFDVVPESVLLYWLIFGLLITGVYSKKITRLGLGTSKIQSTFQQYNKLLASIEETNFKSDVLRVQQQKILSDGKKTSLVLKDFSGLLNSIDQNNNLFYLIFGNGFFLRGLATCFKVEQWIKNHGASVEKWFEVIAFFDAYNSLGNFVFNHPEYSFPNIVDDKTILKSKGAGHPLLHPEKSVLNDFQINTEEFFIITGANMAGKSTFLRTVSLQIAMANIGLPVCAKSVDYRPVKLITSMRTTDSLTDDESYFFSELKRLKFVVDEIEKDTYFIVLDEILKGTNSTDKAKGSRKFVERLVASKSTGIIATHDLSLCEVAQELPQVKNHYFDAEIIDDELHFDYRFKDGICQNMNASFLLKKMGIVK, from the coding sequence ATGCAGGATTTAGCTACCTTTTATCAAAATCAAATTCAAGAGTATTCGGATAAACTCCAAAAACTTAAGAAACAATTGTTTGTTTCAAGCATGCTGCGCTTGTCCGTTTTTATCATTGCCGCATTCGTGATTTACTTGGTTTTTGAACATACCAAGTGGGTATTTGCCGTAATTATATCGGCTATCGCCATTTTTTTGTATCTGGTTTCAAGGCATACCAATTTACAGTACCAAAGAGACATGCTCAAGGCGCTCATCCAAATTAATGAAACCGAAATCCGGGTATTACATAGGGATTTTGATAACCTGCCCCAAGGTAATGCGTATAAAAATCCATTACATCATTTTAGTCAAGATATTGATCTTTTCGGTAGGGGCTCTTTTTATCAATATTTCAACCGAACAGCCTTAAAACAGGGTAGTGATACTTTGGCCGCTTTGTTGACGGAAAATACTACCAACGATATTGTTTCAAAACAAGAAGCGATCAAGGAGCTTTCTGATATGACCCAATGGCGGCACCACTTTAAGGCCATAGCATCATTGGCGAAAACGGAAACCACGACCGATGCAACGGTAAAATGGTTGAACGCTTACAAACCCTTTTTGCCCAAGTTTATGCGTTATTTGCCATGGATTTTTTCCATACTGTCGATCAGCGGTATAGCCCTATATTTTTTTGATGTTGTACCGGAGTCGGTCTTGCTATATTGGTTGATATTCGGGCTATTGATTACGGGCGTGTACAGCAAAAAGATAACGAGGCTGGGATTGGGTACTTCTAAGATTCAATCTACATTTCAGCAATACAATAAGCTATTGGCTAGTATTGAAGAGACAAATTTTAAATCTGATGTACTTAGGGTGCAACAGCAAAAAATACTCAGTGATGGTAAAAAGACCTCCTTGGTACTAAAGGACTTTTCTGGACTTTTGAACAGTATTGATCAAAACAACAATTTGTTCTATCTCATTTTCGGCAATGGTTTTTTTCTACGTGGGCTGGCCACTTGTTTTAAAGTGGAACAATGGATAAAAAACCACGGTGCCTCGGTTGAAAAGTGGTTTGAGGTCATTGCCTTTTTTGATGCGTACAACAGCCTTGGGAACTTTGTTTTTAACCATCCCGAATATAGTTTCCCGAATATTGTGGACGATAAAACCATCTTAAAATCCAAAGGAGCGGGACATCCGTTGTTACATCCGGAAAAAAGTGTGCTGAACGACTTTCAAATAAACACAGAAGAGTTTTTTATCATCACAGGGGCCAATATGGCGGGGAAGAGTACTTTTCTGCGTACCGTTTCGTTGCAAATTGCAATGGCCAATATTGGGCTTCCGGTTTGTGCGAAATCGGTTGATTATCGTCCTGTTAAATTGATTACCAGTATGCGTACCACGGATTCTCTTACAGATGATGAATCCTATTTCTTTTCGGAATTAAAACGACTAAAGTTCGTTGTTGACGAAATTGAGAAAGATACCTATTTCATTGTTTTGGACGAGATTTTGAAAGGGACCAATAGTACCGACAAGGCCAAAGGTTCCCGAAAATTCGTGGAGCGGTTGGTCGCTTCGAAATCCACGGGAATCATTGCTACCCATGATTTGAGCCTCTGTGAAGTGGCTCAGGAACTTCCACAGGTAAAAAACCATTATTTTGATGCCGAAATCATTGATGACGAACTTCATTTTGATTACCGGTTCAAAGACGGCATATGCCAAAATATGAACGCTTCATTTTTGTTAAAGAAAATGGGGATAGTAAAATAA
- a CDS encoding MmcQ/YjbR family DNA-binding protein, whose protein sequence is MNVEVFREYCIAKKGVTEDFPFDEHTLVFKVMGKMFALCGLERVPSQVNLKCDPERAVQLREEYDGGVIAGWHMSKVHWNTVILESVPPKLVAELIDHSYDLVISKFTKKLKAELDELQ, encoded by the coding sequence ATGAACGTAGAAGTATTTCGTGAATATTGTATTGCCAAAAAAGGGGTTACCGAAGATTTTCCGTTTGACGAACATACCCTTGTTTTCAAGGTCATGGGAAAAATGTTCGCACTTTGTGGCTTGGAGAGAGTGCCGTCACAAGTAAACCTAAAGTGCGATCCGGAGCGGGCCGTTCAACTACGTGAAGAATATGATGGCGGCGTTATTGCAGGTTGGCATATGAGCAAGGTGCATTGGAATACGGTTATCTTGGAAAGCGTTCCGCCAAAATTGGTAGCTGAACTTATAGACCATTCATATGACTTGGTAATATCCAAATTTACCAAAAAGCTTAAGGCAGAACTAGATGAACTGCAATAA
- a CDS encoding Dabb family protein yields the protein MKTKSTLLLLFTITIGFGQNEKDMKQFDSNFAHTVYFWLENPDSKEDCMAFEKSLQKFLDNSAYAKTKYIGKPPRASRDVVDGSFTYALIVTFESAEAQQNYQDEAPHKVFIEESSELWTKVVVYDSKGVN from the coding sequence ATGAAAACAAAATCAACTTTACTACTTTTATTTACCATAACGATAGGCTTTGGCCAAAATGAAAAAGATATGAAACAGTTTGATTCCAATTTTGCCCATACCGTATACTTTTGGTTAGAAAATCCCGATAGCAAGGAAGATTGTATGGCTTTTGAAAAATCGCTACAGAAGTTTTTGGATAATTCGGCGTATGCAAAGACCAAGTATATCGGAAAACCGCCAAGAGCAAGTAGAGATGTGGTAGACGGCTCTTTTACATACGCATTGATAGTAACCTTTGAGTCGGCCGAGGCACAGCAAAACTACCAAGATGAAGCTCCCCATAAAGTATTTATCGAGGAGTCCAGCGAATTATGGACGAAGGTCGTCGTTTACGATTCAAAAGGTGTAAACTAA
- a CDS encoding DUF4230 domain-containing protein: protein MGDVLEVFLGLILGAIIMYWFFSLFRKKKNKELTTHQSTVLLEKIKSVCKLISVEGDFAEIYKYENTKERFLSLVSSKKKALIVIKAKAQIGYDLKKILMHADDGKRKIILTNFPQPEVLSIEPELEFYDVKNGLFNTFTPDDLTSLNQEAKKHIKEKIPESGLMETARKEALQTVLLIEKIVETIGWKLDYTALEISEKQKEVLENRT, encoded by the coding sequence ATGGGCGATGTTTTAGAAGTTTTTCTAGGTCTTATTTTAGGGGCGATCATCATGTATTGGTTTTTTTCCCTTTTCAGGAAAAAGAAAAATAAGGAGCTTACCACGCACCAGTCTACCGTACTGCTTGAAAAGATAAAAAGTGTGTGCAAGTTGATTTCGGTAGAAGGTGATTTTGCGGAAATTTACAAGTACGAGAATACCAAGGAACGGTTTCTGAGTTTGGTCAGTAGTAAAAAAAAGGCTTTGATTGTCATCAAGGCAAAGGCGCAGATCGGTTATGATCTTAAAAAAATACTGATGCATGCCGATGACGGGAAAAGAAAAATCATTCTGACCAATTTTCCACAGCCCGAAGTACTTTCCATAGAGCCCGAACTAGAATTTTATGACGTTAAAAATGGATTGTTCAACACATTTACGCCAGATGATCTGACCAGCCTTAACCAAGAGGCCAAAAAACATATCAAAGAAAAAATACCGGAAAGTGGCTTAATGGAAACCGCTCGAAAAGAAGCATTGCAAACCGTACTGCTTATCGAGAAAATTGTAGAAACCATCGGCTGGAAATTAGATTATACCGCCTTGGAAATTTCAGAAAAACAAAAGGAAGTTTTAGAGAACAGAACATAA
- a CDS encoding DUF4260 domain-containing protein, translating to MKHLLRLEEFAMFILGVFMFGLLGFEWWWFLVLILIPDIGMLGYLFGNTTGAIGYNLFHHKGMAIVIYFLGMYLSFPLVQLAGVILFSHSAMDRVFGYGLKYDKGFKYTHLGEIGKK from the coding sequence ATGAAACATCTGTTAAGATTAGAGGAATTTGCCATGTTTATCTTAGGTGTTTTTATGTTTGGGCTATTGGGTTTTGAGTGGTGGTGGTTTTTGGTGCTAATTTTAATACCAGATATAGGTATGTTGGGGTATTTGTTTGGCAATACCACAGGGGCTATAGGGTATAATTTGTTTCATCACAAGGGTATGGCCATCGTAATTTATTTTTTAGGGATGTACCTATCGTTTCCTCTAGTGCAATTGGCAGGTGTGATTTTGTTCTCACATTCGGCAATGGATAGGGTTTTTGGTTACGGACTCAAATATGATAAAGGATTCAAGTATACCCATTTGGGTGAAATAGGAAAAAAATAG